In Triplophysa rosa linkage group LG18, Trosa_1v2, whole genome shotgun sequence, a genomic segment contains:
- the rsl1d1 gene encoding ribosomal L1 domain-containing protein 1, whose product MESTREDVVLDRSLVKTAALALIAHLKSTTSSKKLIMNDGQPISLLFTLWKIPKKEHTIRIRLPNGLRTESAEVCLFTKDEVKMTSEQTERFYRKLLAERGVKNVTEVIPFKALKTEYKPFEAKRRLLGNFDLFLSDARIRRRLPSQIGKHFYEQKKAPLSVDLLSKHLAKDMELLIQGTTLTVSNKGSCCMARVAHSGMTAEEIVENVLAAVSTISTKLEMKGKNIKIIHLKTQKSAALPIYSSDLSHITLVEESREKARLLKRVQKIKTENDNMEAPEDEIKQEGQDSEEEEIPQLVPIEMPTKRPKRMDLPKKGLKKAPKPAAGNGLTKTVKDKKLAKKTPKVTARGLTSKARSK is encoded by the exons ATGGAGTCTACACGAGAAGATGTGGTTCTCGATCGATCTCTG GTAAAGACAGCTGCACTGGCGTTAATTGCTCATTTAAAGAGCACCACTTCATCTAAGAAACTCATAATGAATGATGGTCAACCCATCTCTCTTTTGTTTACTCTATGGAAAATCCCTAAAAAAGAGCACACCATTCGCAT TCGTTTACCCAATGGGCTGAGAACAGAGTCTGCAGAAGTCTGTCTCTTCACCAAAGATGAGGTCAAAATGACGTCAGAACAGACAGAGAGATTCTACAGAAAGTTGCTTGCAGAGAGGGGAGTCAAAAATGTCACCGAG GTGATTCCCTTCAAAGCGTTGAAGACTGAGTATAAGCCGTTTGAAGCCAAGAGAAGACTGCTGGGGAATTTTGACTTGTTTCTTTCAGATGCACGCATTCGCCGCAGGTTACCATCCCAAATTGGGAAGCATTTCTATGAACAAAAGAA agcTCCTCTGTCTGTAGATTTGCTCAGCAAACACCTGGCCAAAGACATGGAACTTCTGATTCAGGGCACCACACTCACCGTTTCAAACAAAGGGTCTTGTTG CATGGCACGTGTAGCACATTCAGGCATGACGGCAGAGGAGATTGTGGAGAATGTGCTTGCAGCAGTTTCCACCATCTCCACAAAGTTAGAAATG AAaggaaaaaatatcaaaatcatcCATTTAAAAACTCAGAAGTCGGCTGCGCTGCCCATCTACTCCTCTGATCTGAGTCACATCACCTTGGTGGAGGAGAGCAGGGAAAAAGCCAGGTTATTAAAG AGGGTACAAAAGATAAAGACAGAAAATGACAACATGGAAGCACCTGAGGATGAAATAAAACAGGAGGGTCAGGACAGTGAAGAAGAGGAGATTCCACAGCTTGTCCCAATTGAGATGCCAACCAAAAGGCCAAAACGGATG GATTTACCCAAAAAAGGACTGAAAAAAGCACCCAAGCCTGCTGCTGGTAACGGACTAACGAAAACCGTGAAAGACAAGAAACTGGCCAAGAAAACGCCAAAGGTCACAGCACGTGGTCTGACAAGCAAAGCTCGaagcaaataa
- the LOC130569328 gene encoding tumor necrosis factor receptor superfamily member 17, with translation MILYAWLLLYIIFHAEGKCAKNYYYDGLLEECQPCSIRCNSPPTICTTYCTSIPENEPEKTQNIHFILTIFFVFLGAFMVLTIILRVIRKKTCKPINIKKVIGQEQKTSVSERSLDVTDKSTPDQRSSNDGLSQHHYNSSLPLPSTEEGTTLLVTTKTVQAYHCTPVI, from the exons ATGATTCTCTATGCGTGGCTGCTGCTTTACATTATTTTTCACGccgaaggaaaatgtgcaaaaaattATTATTACGATGGACTTCTTGAAGAATGTCAACCATGCTCCATTAGATGCAACTCTCCACCCACTATTTGCACAACATACTGTACCTCAA TACCAGAAAACGAAcctgaaaaaacacaaaatatacattttattttgaccatattttttgtgttcctgGGAGCTTTCATGGTCCTGACCATTATTCTGCGAGTTATACGCAAAAAAACCTGTAAGCCCATCAACATCAAAAAAG TAATAGGTCAAGAACAAAAGACATCTGTAAGTGAGAGAAGCTTGGATGTCACAGACAAATCTACGCCTGACCAGAGATCATCTAATGATGGACTGAGTCAACATCACTACAACTCCAGCCTCCCTCTCCCCTCCACTGAAGAAGGCACAACATTGCTGGTTACCACAAAAACAGTGCAAGCCTACCATTGCACTCCTGTCATATAG